One Candidatus Wallbacteria bacterium genomic region harbors:
- a CDS encoding D-alanine--D-alanine ligase, translating to MSKIIVLCGGLSREREVSLRSGENVYQALKRLGYQASLLDPAQDFYSELKKISPDLVFVALHGHGGEDGLIQGLLEYNRQKYTGSGVFASALCMNKVYCKMMMERMKVKSPKYVNIGRFLTDEKLKECLALEFPLIIKPISEGSSIGVQIIKRKDHLETFLAEGIQKYGDYFVEECITENIEITVSAIGSGERIKVLPILELVPKCEFYDYQAKYTKGMTEFHIPARLPEQVYNHSFEMALKIYRGIGLRGFARVDMLVKGRDVYVTEINTIPGMTDTSDLPASAKAAGIGFDELVDFIVKDALEYYVEHPLEPRKD from the coding sequence ATGAGCAAAATAATTGTGCTTTGTGGAGGCCTGTCCCGTGAGAGGGAAGTCTCCCTGCGTTCCGGGGAGAACGTTTATCAGGCTTTGAAAAGACTGGGATATCAAGCTTCCCTGCTGGACCCTGCCCAGGATTTTTATTCTGAACTGAAAAAAATCTCGCCTGACCTTGTATTTGTCGCGCTCCACGGGCATGGCGGTGAAGATGGATTGATCCAAGGACTGCTGGAATACAACAGGCAGAAATATACAGGTTCCGGCGTGTTCGCCTCCGCCCTTTGCATGAACAAGGTATACTGCAAGATGATGATGGAGAGGATGAAGGTCAAATCTCCTAAATATGTTAATATAGGGCGTTTTCTGACTGATGAGAAACTGAAAGAATGTTTAGCACTTGAGTTTCCGCTGATCATCAAGCCGATTTCAGAAGGATCTTCGATTGGCGTACAGATCATCAAGAGGAAGGACCATCTGGAAACCTTCCTGGCCGAGGGCATCCAGAAATATGGCGATTACTTTGTCGAAGAGTGCATTACCGAGAACATAGAAATTACGGTGAGCGCGATCGGCTCCGGCGAGAGGATCAAGGTGCTGCCGATCCTGGAACTGGTTCCAAAATGTGAGTTTTATGATTATCAGGCAAAATATACCAAAGGCATGACCGAGTTCCACATTCCGGCGAGGCTTCCGGAGCAGGTTTATAACCATTCTTTTGAGATGGCGCTAAAGATTTACAGGGGTATCGGCCTGCGGGGTTTTGCCCGTGTGGATATGCTGGTCAAGGGGCGCGATGTCTATGTGACCGAGATCAACACAATTCCCGGCATGACCGATACTTCCGACCTGCCTGCCTCAGCCAAAGCGGCTGGAATTGGTTTTGATGAATTAGTGGATTTCATCGTCAAAGATGCTCTTGAATATTACGTGGAACATCCACTGGAGCCACGGAAAGATTAG